A section of the Paenibacillus yonginensis genome encodes:
- a CDS encoding carbohydrate ABC transporter permease, with amino-acid sequence MNVLKVPARTIAVFVLPCLLLYVVLVFVPILVSFYTGLLSWDGITTAKFVGFDNFKTMFFHDPVFWPSVRRTLLYAVASMLEIPVCLFMAIMLNRFIKKRANTLVSIYFVPVILSVVIIGQLWKTIYNPASMGGMLNGILVSLGLDSWQHGWLTEPKIAIYFVYIISLWQFFGYHLLIQFTGVQNLPEEVYEAAKIDGAEGFKADRYITLPLIVPIFKISIVLAFIGSLQAFDMVMVVTGGGPAHATDVISTLMYNNSFMSLKYGYGSAIATFLVLVCLICTFIINFVFGRIEKKVG; translated from the coding sequence ATGAATGTCCTGAAAGTTCCGGCCCGTACAATCGCCGTGTTTGTGCTTCCGTGTCTGCTGTTGTACGTTGTGCTTGTGTTTGTACCTATTCTCGTATCCTTCTATACCGGCCTTCTTAGCTGGGATGGGATTACAACCGCGAAGTTTGTAGGTTTCGATAACTTCAAAACGATGTTTTTTCATGATCCTGTGTTCTGGCCTTCCGTACGGCGGACCTTGCTGTACGCGGTAGCTTCCATGCTTGAAATTCCTGTGTGTTTGTTTATGGCCATCATGCTGAATCGTTTCATTAAAAAAAGAGCAAACACCCTGGTTTCCATCTATTTTGTTCCGGTTATTCTTTCGGTCGTTATCATCGGCCAACTTTGGAAAACGATTTACAATCCGGCGTCCATGGGCGGCATGCTGAACGGCATTCTCGTCTCCCTGGGACTGGACAGCTGGCAACACGGCTGGCTGACAGAACCAAAAATCGCCATTTATTTCGTCTATATCATTTCGCTCTGGCAATTCTTTGGTTATCACCTGCTGATCCAGTTTACTGGGGTTCAGAACTTGCCGGAGGAAGTTTATGAAGCGGCTAAGATTGACGGCGCCGAGGGCTTTAAAGCAGACCGTTACATCACGCTGCCGCTGATAGTGCCGATCTTTAAAATTTCGATCGTGCTTGCGTTTATCGGTTCCCTCCAGGCCTTCGATATGGTTATGGTTGTAACCGGCGGCGGTCCTGCGCACGCAACGGACGTTATTTCGACCCTGATGTACAATAACTCCTTCATGTCTCTGAAATATGGATACGGCAGTGCGATCGCGACCTTCCTCGTTCTCGTTTGTCTGATTTGTACATTCATCATCAACTTTGTTTTTGGTCGCATCGAGAAAAAAGTAGGATAA
- a CDS encoding RNA ligase family protein, which produces MEIKAVQPFEPLTTETLPAGERWAAQVKWDGVRMLTYHDGGTSSRLINRKGNERTLQYPEFTDSRPYCRAQSFILDGEMMSIENNKPSFHAIMKRDSLRKADEIRFAADRIAVSYMIFDLLYCNGEWVTNRPLEERQRLLEQIIVPGERVQLCQNYPDAEQLFEVMRQNHWEGVVCKDLDSTYAVGGKDKRWQKKKFFRDLYAAVGGVTYRDGIVNALLLGLYDEAGKFLYIGHAGAGKFTVQDWRFLTAEAERLKIPNRPFHNVPARLKGAAWMLPSLTVKVEYLEWTSGWTLRHPVLQSLAGVSPEQCTVEQI; this is translated from the coding sequence GTGGAAATCAAAGCGGTTCAGCCCTTTGAACCTTTAACTACGGAGACGCTGCCAGCCGGCGAGCGCTGGGCCGCCCAGGTCAAGTGGGACGGCGTTCGCATGCTGACCTATCATGACGGAGGGACCAGCAGCAGACTGATTAACCGGAAGGGCAACGAGCGGACCCTTCAATATCCGGAATTTACAGACAGCAGGCCATACTGCAGGGCCCAGTCGTTTATTCTGGACGGCGAGATGATGTCCATCGAAAATAACAAACCTTCTTTCCATGCCATTATGAAACGCGACAGCCTGCGCAAGGCGGACGAAATCCGTTTTGCCGCCGATCGGATCGCCGTGAGTTATATGATTTTTGATCTTTTATACTGCAATGGCGAATGGGTGACCAACCGTCCGCTGGAGGAACGCCAGCGGCTGCTGGAGCAAATCATCGTTCCCGGTGAGCGGGTGCAGCTCTGCCAGAACTATCCGGATGCGGAGCAGCTGTTCGAGGTGATGCGCCAAAATCATTGGGAAGGCGTGGTTTGCAAGGATCTGGACAGTACTTATGCGGTAGGCGGGAAAGATAAACGCTGGCAGAAGAAGAAATTTTTCCGTGATTTATATGCAGCTGTTGGAGGGGTCACTTACCGCGACGGCATCGTAAATGCCCTGCTGCTTGGTCTCTACGACGAGGCGGGAAAATTCCTTTATATCGGACATGCCGGAGCAGGCAAGTTCACGGTGCAGGATTGGCGTTTCCTGACCGCGGAGGCGGAACGCTTGAAGATCCCGAATCGCCCGTTTCACAATGTGCCGGCACGGCTAAAAGGGGCGGCCTGGATGCTGCCGTCCCTCACGGTGAAGGTTGAATATCTGGAATGGACCAGCGGCTGGACGCTCCGCCATCCCGTGCTTCAGAGCCTGGCGGGCGTCAGCCCGGAGCAGTGTACGGTGGAACAGATCTAA
- a CDS encoding bactofilin family protein, with protein sequence MKMSKTNKNTYTLIGQGSDMEGTLRSESGIRIEGIFRGEIESSGEVVIGASGEAHSNIKGSTIIVAGKVFGDVVAEGRLTLLENGHIVGNIDARSLVISEGGRLNGETRMDHPAAEGRAALGKSAIQTGAETV encoded by the coding sequence ATGAAAATGTCCAAGACAAACAAAAACACTTATACCCTTATCGGCCAGGGAAGCGATATGGAAGGAACTCTCCGCAGCGAGTCCGGCATAAGAATTGAGGGCATCTTTCGCGGCGAAATCGAAAGCTCAGGCGAGGTGGTCATCGGGGCGAGCGGTGAAGCCCATTCCAACATCAAAGGTTCAACCATTATCGTCGCAGGCAAAGTATTCGGCGATGTCGTTGCCGAAGGACGGCTGACGCTGCTCGAGAACGGGCATATCGTCGGGAACATTGACGCCCGCTCCCTCGTTATTTCCGAAGGCGGACGCTTGAACGGGGAAACCCGGATGGATCACCCCGCTGCTGAAGGCCGTGCCGCATTGGGCAAAAGCGCCATCCAAACGGGGGCCGAAACCGTTTAA
- a CDS encoding M23 family metallopeptidase, protein MRAARTSQGLTLLVLRESRSPVRQLHVPKPILVFVPFAAILSISGLIISLQLRSADRIAGLEQELAAKQLEWSSKQLAMEAVVSDKEEALRRLRGQVVSLSRQSQDVQKRLQTVSALQKQLEQFLGGERSVRTSSAAGAISPSADDLKPSTLQWTGENAVGGEFIAVHQLGTEKLIEDTEDDFKAIHSLIDQMQKQVPVQLDKAQARLEALSSTPSLWPTPSRTITSSFGYRGDPFTGKSAFHAGIDIAGNTGDPVYAAAAGTVTSVQRDGSRGNFVVIRHSNGLETWYMHLSSSLVKQGDSILKGQTIGKLGSTGRSTGPHLHFQVMKKQEPVNPLPYIQ, encoded by the coding sequence ATGAGAGCTGCAAGAACTTCGCAGGGCTTGACTCTGCTGGTGCTCAGGGAAAGCCGGTCGCCTGTCAGGCAGCTGCATGTGCCGAAGCCTATATTGGTGTTCGTCCCTTTTGCCGCGATCTTGTCCATCTCCGGTTTGATTATCAGCCTTCAGCTCAGGTCCGCCGACCGGATTGCCGGTTTGGAGCAGGAGCTGGCAGCAAAGCAGCTGGAATGGAGCTCCAAACAGCTCGCCATGGAGGCCGTTGTCTCCGATAAAGAAGAAGCGCTCCGGAGGCTGCGCGGCCAGGTCGTCAGCTTGTCCCGGCAGTCCCAGGACGTCCAGAAACGGCTCCAGACGGTCTCTGCCCTTCAGAAACAGCTTGAGCAATTTCTCGGCGGCGAACGGAGTGTACGCACTTCTTCTGCAGCCGGAGCCATCAGCCCCTCCGCCGATGACCTCAAGCCTTCAACGCTTCAATGGACCGGAGAGAACGCCGTAGGCGGCGAGTTTATCGCGGTCCATCAGCTTGGCACCGAGAAGCTGATCGAAGACACCGAAGACGACTTTAAGGCGATCCATTCGCTGATCGATCAGATGCAAAAGCAAGTCCCTGTCCAGCTGGACAAAGCCCAAGCCAGACTGGAGGCGTTATCCTCCACTCCGTCTTTATGGCCTACTCCTTCGCGGACAATTACGTCCAGTTTTGGTTACCGAGGCGATCCCTTCACCGGAAAATCCGCTTTTCATGCCGGCATCGACATTGCCGGGAATACCGGTGATCCCGTTTATGCAGCCGCTGCAGGCACTGTAACCTCCGTCCAACGGGACGGCTCCAGAGGGAACTTTGTTGTCATCAGGCATTCCAACGGCCTCGAAACCTGGTATATGCATCTAAGCTCTTCCCTGGTTAAGCAAGGCGACAGCATTTTAAAAGGCCAAACGATCGGCAAGCTCGGCAGTACGGGCCGGAGCACAGGCCCTCATCTGCATTTTCAGGTCATGAAGAAACAAGAACCGGTCAACCCTCTTCCTTACATTCAATAA
- a CDS encoding extracellular solute-binding protein, with translation MANKPLKTLAIVLAGALTLGLAACGNANNNSNSGAASSNGGSSSSGSDKKVTITFQNIYPDQTTPSYKTLHDLVDSYQKEHPNVKIELDTLNTDQQKVKLKTQAASKEVPDITIVNPAAQMKPFVDAGLLAPLNDMLDQNGLKDTYQAGLLDNYTFDGNVYAIPDGNNIEVVYYNKDLFQQAGISQVPTTFDEFLSDVKALKAKGITPIAIGEKDTWTGSFLFMNILLRTNGGPGFLQDVVDGKKTFEDPAFIEAVDRFQDLVQAGAFPDGATSIDANAGGNLFKTGKAAMFIIGTWETGAIDGSSVGSQVGAFRFPTVDGKGDLNDFMLAPGSAFAVSANSEHLQETKDFLNYFGVNYPKKQFEYKNAVGLGQKVDGDLKAAGYSNLSMDIAAMFNDIKGGDLAFDNTMNPAVAQVHLNSIQNLFVQKVDSKTVAKEHQAAFEANK, from the coding sequence ATGGCGAACAAACCACTCAAAACATTAGCTATAGTTCTGGCTGGCGCACTCACTTTGGGCCTGGCTGCATGTGGAAACGCTAACAACAACAGCAATTCCGGAGCCGCTTCTTCAAACGGCGGATCCAGCAGCTCCGGCAGCGACAAGAAGGTAACCATTACCTTCCAAAACATTTATCCAGACCAAACTACACCGTCTTACAAGACGCTGCATGATCTGGTAGACAGCTATCAGAAAGAGCATCCAAACGTTAAGATCGAACTCGACACCCTGAATACAGACCAGCAAAAGGTTAAACTCAAAACACAGGCCGCTTCCAAAGAAGTACCTGACATCACGATTGTTAACCCTGCTGCTCAAATGAAACCTTTCGTAGACGCAGGCCTTTTGGCTCCGCTGAACGATATGCTGGACCAAAATGGTCTGAAAGACACTTATCAAGCCGGCCTGCTTGATAACTACACTTTTGACGGCAATGTATACGCGATTCCGGACGGCAACAACATCGAAGTTGTTTATTACAACAAAGATTTGTTCCAGCAAGCAGGTATCTCTCAAGTGCCTACCACTTTTGATGAGTTCCTGTCCGACGTGAAAGCGCTCAAAGCGAAAGGCATCACGCCAATTGCTATCGGTGAAAAAGATACCTGGACCGGTTCCTTCCTGTTCATGAATATTCTGCTCCGTACAAACGGCGGCCCTGGCTTCCTGCAAGACGTGGTTGACGGCAAGAAAACCTTTGAAGATCCAGCCTTCATCGAAGCTGTTGACCGCTTCCAGGATCTCGTTCAAGCCGGCGCATTCCCTGATGGCGCAACTTCCATCGACGCTAATGCAGGCGGCAACTTGTTCAAAACCGGCAAAGCTGCGATGTTCATCATCGGTACTTGGGAAACCGGCGCCATCGACGGTTCGTCTGTAGGCAGCCAAGTAGGTGCATTCCGCTTCCCTACAGTTGACGGCAAAGGCGATCTGAACGATTTCATGCTGGCTCCTGGCAGTGCGTTTGCCGTATCCGCTAACAGCGAACACCTGCAAGAAACTAAAGATTTCCTGAACTACTTCGGCGTGAACTATCCTAAGAAACAATTTGAATACAAAAACGCTGTAGGCCTGGGCCAAAAAGTGGACGGGGACCTGAAAGCAGCTGGTTACTCTAATCTGTCCATGGATATCGCGGCTATGTTCAATGACATCAAAGGCGGCGACCTTGCCTTCGATAACACGATGAATCCTGCTGTAGCCCAAGTTCACTTGAACAGTATCCAAAACCTGTTTGTACAAAAAGTGGATTCCAAAACTGTAGCTAAAGAGCATCAAGCCGCATTTGAAGCCAACAAATAA
- a CDS encoding response regulator transcription factor has product MNILIADDERAIREGIKRTILQTFPEHEVDVAESTAEAAELLGSKRIDIVLTDILMPGINGLEFMRMSKHRYPYVKWVVISAHNEFAYAQEAVRLGARDYLLKPIGKKRLAELIEELEDEVRLELETYREEELLKSNLKYLREGVFQRLASGLDTGNLNLEPFIEDYPSFYLILVQLDAGDRNVNLEHFIIENVLSELIDRCGGGFVVSYDRQSVLGLFTPADSSRLEKLQTQLKEHMNHYLKVPFQIMYSDENRDIRSVPQIIMKMRKTSPIKLPEPVKGSGETAIDVALQYINEHYNEDLSLERIASVVFLNPVYFSQLFKQKTGQGYKEYVISLRLEHAKQLLLNPGFKLAEIAERIGYQDMRHFTQVFRKKFGLTPTEFRQKQISSSK; this is encoded by the coding sequence GTGAATATTCTGATTGCAGACGATGAACGCGCAATCCGGGAAGGCATCAAACGGACAATTCTTCAGACATTCCCGGAACATGAGGTGGACGTGGCCGAATCCACAGCCGAAGCTGCAGAGCTGCTGGGCAGCAAACGGATCGACATCGTATTAACCGATATTTTAATGCCGGGCATCAATGGTCTTGAGTTCATGAGAATGTCCAAACACCGTTACCCTTATGTGAAATGGGTGGTCATCTCCGCCCATAATGAATTTGCTTACGCTCAGGAAGCCGTCCGTCTGGGCGCCCGCGATTATCTGCTTAAGCCGATCGGCAAAAAGAGACTGGCTGAGCTGATTGAAGAGCTTGAGGATGAGGTTCGGCTGGAGCTGGAAACTTACCGGGAGGAAGAACTGCTGAAGTCCAACCTGAAATATCTGCGCGAAGGCGTCTTCCAGCGGCTCGCTTCCGGGCTCGATACCGGCAATCTGAACCTTGAACCCTTTATTGAAGATTACCCAAGCTTCTATTTGATTCTTGTCCAGCTTGATGCCGGTGACCGCAACGTGAATCTGGAGCATTTCATTATTGAAAATGTGCTCTCCGAGCTGATCGACCGCTGCGGCGGCGGATTCGTGGTCAGTTATGACCGGCAAAGCGTGCTGGGGCTGTTCACGCCCGCCGACTCAAGCAGACTGGAGAAGCTGCAGACACAGCTGAAGGAGCATATGAACCACTACCTGAAGGTTCCGTTCCAAATCATGTATTCGGATGAGAATCGCGATATCCGTTCGGTTCCGCAAATAATTATGAAGATGCGCAAAACGTCTCCGATCAAATTGCCCGAACCGGTGAAGGGCAGCGGAGAAACCGCAATTGATGTGGCCCTTCAGTACATTAATGAGCATTACAATGAAGACTTGTCCCTGGAACGTATTGCTTCGGTTGTATTCCTGAATCCGGTTTATTTCAGTCAGCTGTTTAAGCAGAAGACCGGTCAGGGCTACAAGGAATACGTCATTTCGCTCCGGCTGGAGCATGCCAAACAGCTGCTGCTTAACCCGGGCTTCAAGCTTGCGGAAATCGCGGAACGGATCGGCTATCAGGACATGCGGCATTTCACCCAGGTGTTCCGGAAGAAATTTGGTCTGACTCCAACCGAGTTCAGGCAGAAACAGATTAGCAGCTCGAAGTGA
- the cls gene encoding cardiolipin synthase: MLWLLFVLIAFIFQIATILILEFRSAPKTVAWLFILFCVPFIGFVIYYFAARDYKNRRRLRQKGSRLFRDMKALLWTQSRIVKDASEMLHPDFVHRERLFKLLTHLSESPITGCNATRALKDGEETFPSMLEAMEQAQDHIHIEFYIFRSDMIGSRFKDVMIRKAREGVKVRLLCDGLGSVKLKKRFIGELKEAGVEFHYFLPPWIALLDKRVNYRNHRKIVVIDGRIGFMGGINIGDDYLGLHPKMGYWRDTHLRLEGDAVYFLQNTFLGDWKLASGEQIEEARYFPVHNCGGREQNQILTSGPDQHWNAIQEMWFGAASIASERIWITTPYFIPDDGIFQALKTAAVSGVDVRIIIPYHSDNRLVHWASLSYVEELLQSGIKFYQYAKGFVHAKVMIIDDLLATVGSANLDMRSFFSNFEMTAILFDAARIRELAEQFEEDLQECRPVLLETFLKRPRRQKAMELLARLLSPLL, translated from the coding sequence TTGCTGTGGCTCTTATTTGTACTGATCGCTTTTATTTTTCAAATCGCCACGATTCTGATTCTGGAGTTTCGCAGCGCTCCCAAAACGGTGGCCTGGTTATTTATTTTGTTCTGCGTGCCGTTTATCGGATTTGTTATTTATTATTTTGCAGCCAGGGATTACAAGAACCGGCGCAGGCTCCGGCAGAAAGGGTCGAGACTGTTCAGGGATATGAAGGCGCTTCTTTGGACGCAGTCTCGCATTGTTAAAGACGCCTCAGAAATGCTTCATCCGGATTTTGTCCACCGGGAACGGCTGTTCAAGCTGCTGACGCATTTGTCTGAAAGCCCGATTACCGGCTGCAATGCCACCCGGGCGCTTAAAGATGGGGAGGAGACCTTTCCTTCCATGCTAGAAGCGATGGAACAGGCCCAAGACCATATACATATTGAGTTTTATATCTTCCGCAGCGACATGATCGGCAGCCGGTTCAAGGACGTGATGATTCGTAAAGCGCGGGAGGGCGTGAAGGTGCGTCTGCTGTGCGACGGGCTGGGCAGCGTGAAGCTGAAGAAGCGGTTTATCGGCGAGCTGAAAGAGGCCGGAGTGGAATTTCATTATTTTCTGCCGCCTTGGATCGCTCTGCTGGATAAACGGGTGAACTATCGCAATCATCGCAAGATCGTTGTCATCGACGGCCGAATAGGTTTTATGGGCGGCATCAATATCGGTGATGATTATTTGGGTCTGCATCCCAAAATGGGATATTGGCGGGATACTCATCTGCGGCTAGAGGGGGATGCGGTTTATTTTCTGCAGAATACGTTTCTTGGCGACTGGAAGCTGGCCTCCGGCGAGCAGATCGAAGAGGCCCGCTACTTTCCGGTTCATAACTGCGGAGGCCGCGAGCAGAATCAGATTCTGACCAGCGGACCGGACCAGCACTGGAATGCCATTCAGGAAATGTGGTTTGGAGCCGCCTCCATAGCCTCCGAACGGATCTGGATAACGACCCCCTATTTCATTCCGGACGACGGGATCTTTCAGGCCTTGAAGACCGCAGCGGTCAGCGGCGTTGATGTCCGAATCATCATTCCTTATCATTCCGACAACCGGCTTGTGCATTGGGCTTCCCTGTCTTACGTGGAAGAATTGCTTCAATCCGGCATTAAATTCTATCAATATGCCAAAGGATTTGTGCATGCCAAGGTGATGATTATTGACGATCTGCTGGCAACGGTAGGGTCGGCCAACCTGGATATGCGGAGCTTCTTCAGCAACTTTGAAATGACGGCAATTTTGTTTGATGCTGCTCGGATCAGGGAGCTGGCTGAGCAATTTGAAGAGGACCTGCAGGAGTGCAGGCCCGTGCTGCTGGAAACCTTCCTGAAACGGCCGCGCCGGCAAAAAGCGATGGAGCTGCTGGCCAGACTGCTCTCCCCGCTCCTTTAA
- a CDS encoding carbohydrate ABC transporter permease, with product MKYVKKGLVYLLFAIPVVTQLYPLLWLFLYSLKSNEEILGGSFFSLPKQFLWGNYKEAYENGNYLQYLGNSVLVTVSTMVFVILLASMVAYAISRFRWKYGNAVMLVFLMGMMIPMQATLLPLMLIFKNLKFGAFHVLDTPLSLILPYIAFQLPIAIFILSGFMRSIPGEIEESAFVDGASIYRIFRSIILPISAPPMMTVCILTFINIWNEYIMAATFISSERWKTLPFGIYSFVSQYSVNYGDIGAFLIMGALPVIIIYFVLSERITKGMVAGAVKG from the coding sequence ATGAAATACGTAAAAAAAGGACTCGTGTATCTTCTGTTCGCGATTCCTGTCGTTACCCAATTGTACCCGCTGCTTTGGCTGTTCCTGTATTCCTTGAAATCAAACGAAGAGATTTTGGGCGGAAGCTTCTTCTCCCTGCCTAAACAATTCCTGTGGGGCAACTACAAGGAAGCCTACGAGAACGGCAACTACCTTCAGTACTTAGGCAACAGCGTGCTGGTAACCGTGTCCACCATGGTATTTGTTATTCTGCTTGCTTCCATGGTTGCTTACGCGATCTCCCGCTTCCGCTGGAAATACGGCAATGCCGTTATGCTCGTCTTCCTGATGGGTATGATGATTCCGATGCAGGCAACACTGCTGCCTCTGATGCTGATCTTCAAGAACTTGAAATTCGGCGCTTTCCACGTGCTGGATACGCCATTGTCCTTGATTCTGCCTTACATCGCCTTCCAGCTTCCGATCGCGATCTTCATCCTGTCCGGCTTTATGAGAAGCATCCCGGGCGAAATCGAAGAATCCGCGTTTGTGGATGGCGCCAGCATTTACCGGATCTTCCGCAGCATCATTCTTCCGATTTCGGCTCCGCCGATGATGACCGTCTGTATCCTGACCTTCATCAATATCTGGAACGAATATATCATGGCTGCTACGTTTATCTCTTCCGAGAGATGGAAAACCCTGCCTTTCGGCATCTACTCATTCGTCAGTCAATATTCGGTTAACTACGGCGATATTGGGGCCTTCCTGATTATGGGCGCTCTGCCGGTTATCATTATCTACTTTGTCCTGTCCGAGCGCATTACCAAAGGTATGGTTGCCGGTGCGGTTAAAGGCTAA
- the ligD gene encoding non-homologous end-joining DNA ligase — MPAAVKGSIQIEGQEIIISNLDKLLWPEAGVTKLIYLQKLAELAPFLLRRCRNRLLTTIRYPGGIHGSFFYQKNAPQPLPDFVTTAEHEGIRYVVLDSLPTLLWMGNLASIEFHPSLHYIGQTLPCEWIIDLDPSVEEEPRIMEAASYVGDCLSSLGLESVPKTSGATGVQIIVPIHYGITFDELRAIGHFVARYVTEKHPDLFTIERLKKDRGNRIYFDYLQHYSGKTIASAYTPRAKKAASVSTPLTWDEVRRNPKPSDYHLLNIGARLKQTGDLLEQVPPQSLELILKHLLNK; from the coding sequence ATGCCTGCCGCTGTAAAAGGGTCCATTCAAATTGAAGGCCAAGAAATCATCATTTCCAATCTGGACAAGCTGCTTTGGCCAGAAGCCGGAGTGACCAAGCTGATTTATCTGCAGAAGCTGGCCGAGCTGGCCCCGTTCCTGCTGCGAAGATGCCGCAACCGGCTGCTGACGACGATTCGTTATCCGGGCGGCATCCATGGTTCTTTTTTCTATCAGAAAAATGCTCCGCAGCCGCTGCCGGACTTTGTGACCACGGCCGAGCATGAAGGCATCCGCTACGTTGTGCTCGACAGCCTGCCTACTTTGTTATGGATGGGCAATCTGGCCTCGATTGAATTCCATCCTTCGCTGCATTATATCGGTCAAACGCTTCCCTGCGAGTGGATTATCGACCTGGATCCTTCCGTAGAGGAGGAGCCGAGAATTATGGAGGCGGCGAGTTACGTAGGCGATTGTCTATCCTCACTTGGATTGGAGTCGGTGCCGAAGACTTCCGGGGCAACCGGCGTACAGATTATCGTACCCATCCATTATGGAATCACCTTTGACGAGCTGCGTGCCATCGGGCATTTTGTCGCCCGTTATGTCACGGAGAAACATCCCGATCTGTTTACGATCGAGAGGCTGAAGAAGGACCGGGGGAACCGGATTTATTTTGATTATCTCCAGCATTATTCCGGCAAAACGATCGCTTCCGCTTATACGCCCCGCGCCAAGAAAGCGGCCAGCGTCTCCACGCCGCTAACCTGGGACGAGGTCCGCCGCAACCCGAAACCTTCCGACTATCATCTGCTGAACATCGGAGCAAGGCTGAAGCAAACAGGCGACCTGTTGGAACAGGTCCCTCCTCAATCACTCGAGTTGATCTTAAAACATTTATTGAATAAATGA
- a CDS encoding sensor histidine kinase: MRKGIHSIHHRLFLLFLFCMSGILLIVSLLYYNRTTSEFHQKISDLSTKNVSQTVALFDLLYKGYDSLSKTLSNNFDMVRVLSETTDEPALQYINEQSITNMIGAVFYSREDLIGIHVITNKGKIYNYGNYFNIVDPNYRFEDWYKELTESSGRLVLLGVFPHSLIDQNESRPVFAFGRQIYNLDEHKPIGIVLYETDSKPILSALDNLKLSAHSQVYLMSKDDRVIFSTDTSGEDAPKLPAMTDSQDVVVQQDKQKLTVASSLPFSDWAVASVTPNQDLNVEMVQMQRYLLIVITILIIVSALIASMVSRTISQPLIRLIREMKQVEIGNFRGEVNVTSYMEINSLVASFNRMVHRIEELIERVKISSVSEKNAELHALQSQVNPHFLYNTLDMIYWMLDEKGQDNLGEVVLSLSHMFRYSSQWQAGAKVTLREELEQIQHYLTIIKMRLEGRLQVEVQIEDNLMDIRLPKMTLQPVIENAVKHGLEALDRPGRLLVHSREQGDTLEIIIQDNGNGMEQPVLGRLKQSLNGGQELETGAKSGGIGLINLHRRLQYMYGPEAGLEIESSPGQGTTVIIKLPQLEEGGTGL; the protein is encoded by the coding sequence TTGAGGAAAGGCATTCATTCCATACACCACAGGTTGTTTCTGCTGTTTTTGTTTTGCATGTCCGGCATTCTATTGATTGTCAGTCTGCTCTACTACAACAGAACAACCTCTGAGTTCCATCAGAAGATCAGCGACTTATCTACCAAAAACGTCTCTCAGACCGTAGCGTTGTTTGATCTGCTTTACAAAGGTTATGACAGCTTGTCCAAAACCTTGAGCAATAACTTTGATATGGTCCGAGTGCTGAGCGAAACGACCGATGAACCGGCACTTCAATATATCAATGAACAATCCATCACCAATATGATTGGCGCAGTCTTTTATTCGCGGGAAGACCTGATCGGCATCCATGTCATCACGAACAAAGGCAAAATCTATAATTACGGCAACTACTTTAACATCGTTGACCCGAATTACCGTTTCGAGGACTGGTATAAAGAGCTGACGGAATCATCCGGCCGGCTGGTGCTGCTCGGGGTCTTCCCCCATTCGCTGATTGATCAGAACGAAAGCCGTCCCGTCTTTGCTTTCGGGCGGCAGATTTACAATCTGGATGAACATAAGCCGATCGGCATTGTGCTTTATGAGACGGATTCCAAACCGATTCTGTCCGCGCTCGATAACCTGAAGTTAAGCGCCCATAGTCAGGTTTATCTGATGTCGAAGGATGACCGTGTTATTTTCTCAACCGATACGTCCGGGGAAGACGCCCCCAAATTGCCTGCTATGACGGATTCTCAGGATGTGGTCGTGCAGCAGGACAAACAAAAGCTTACCGTGGCCTCCAGCCTGCCCTTCTCGGACTGGGCGGTAGCCAGTGTAACCCCCAATCAGGACCTTAACGTCGAAATGGTTCAGATGCAGCGTTATCTGCTGATCGTCATTACGATTCTGATCATTGTGTCGGCTTTAATTGCCTCCATGGTATCGAGAACGATCTCCCAGCCTCTCATCCGGCTGATCCGGGAGATGAAACAGGTGGAGATCGGCAATTTTCGCGGTGAAGTGAATGTGACCTCCTACATGGAAATCAACAGCCTTGTTGCCTCCTTCAACCGGATGGTCCATCGGATTGAAGAGCTGATCGAACGTGTGAAGATTTCTTCGGTCAGTGAGAAGAACGCCGAACTGCATGCTCTCCAATCCCAAGTGAACCCGCATTTTCTGTACAACACCCTGGATATGATTTATTGGATGCTGGATGAGAAAGGACAAGACAACTTGGGCGAAGTGGTGCTTTCCCTGTCTCACATGTTCCGTTACAGCAGCCAGTGGCAAGCCGGGGCCAAGGTGACGCTTAGGGAGGAACTGGAGCAGATCCAGCATTATCTGACCATTATCAAAATGAGACTGGAGGGCCGTCTTCAGGTCGAGGTTCAAATTGAAGACAACCTTATGGATATCCGTCTTCCGAAGATGACTCTGCAGCCCGTAATCGAAAATGCGGTCAAACACGGGCTGGAAGCTTTGGACCGGCCTGGCAGACTGCTGGTCCATTCCAGAGAGCAAGGCGACACCCTGGAAATTATTATTCAGGACAACGGCAACGGCATGGAACAGCCCGTGCTGGGGCGCCTCAAGCAATCTCTGAATGGCGGCCAGGAGCTGGAGACAGGCGCAAAAAGCGGAGGCATAGGCCTGATCAACCTGCACCGAAGATTGCAGTATATGTACGGCCCTGAAGCCGGCTTGGAAATTGAAAGCTCGCCCGGACAAGGAACAACGGTCATCATTAAGCTGCCACAGCTGGAGGAAGGAGGAACAGGCTTGTGA